AAGCCTCAGGAGCCAAACTGAACTTTAAAGTTGCAAACAAAATCCCCGTGTACGTGGGTGCTCAGGGTCCAAAAATGCTGGAAATGGCAGGAAAAATCGGTGACGGTGTCCTAGTCAATGCAAGCCACCCAAGCGACATCCAATTCGCAGTTCAAATGGCAAACCAAGGCCTCGAACAAGCAGGTAAATCACCCGCAGACTTTGACATAACCGCATACACATCATTTTCAGTTAACGAAGACCCAAAGAAAGCAGTCAAAGCAGCCGCGCCAGTAGTTGCCTTTATCGTTGCAGGTAGCCCCGCAGCAGTTCTTGAAAAACACAAAATCGACGTTGCAAAAGCAGATGAACTACGCACGGCACTAAAAGCAGGAGACTTCCCCAAAGCCATCGGAGCTGTAACACCTGAAATGCTTAACGCTTTTTCAATCTGTGGCACACCAGACATGTGTATCGAGAAAATCGCGGCACTACAGAAAATAGGCATTGGCCAGTTTGTTGTAGGCTCACCGATTGGCTCAAACGTTAAAGCATCAATTGACTTGATTGGTCAAAAAATCATTCCACACTTTAAAT
This is a stretch of genomic DNA from Candidatus Bathyarchaeota archaeon. It encodes these proteins:
- a CDS encoding 5,10-methylenetetrahydromethanopterin reductase: MALKFGIEFVPKDAYWKLAAYALQAEKQGFDNLWVTDHYGNRNVYVSLAAAALYTNKITFGTGVTNPWMVNPVITAQAIATLNELAPGRVVLGIGAGDKTTLEAVGIEMGKPMAAVRESIEMFRKLTAGEKVEFQGDIFKASGAKLNFKVANKIPVYVGAQGPKMLEMAGKIGDGVLVNASHPSDIQFAVQMANQGLEQAGKSPADFDITAYTSFSVNEDPKKAVKAAAPVVAFIVAGSPAAVLEKHKIDVAKADELRTALKAGDFPKAIGAVTPEMLNAFSICGTPDMCIEKIAALQKIGIGQFVVGSPIGSNVKASIDLIGQKIIPHFK